TGTCGGTCGGCGGAACGAACAAGCCGATGGCCGGACGAGTCGCGGTATGCCGCTGTTACAGTTCGACACGACGCTCTCGCTATCGGACGCGGAGAAGACGGCGTTCGCCGAGCGAGTAACGGACCTGTACACGTCAGAGATGGCGACGACGGCGGGGCACGTCGCCGTCACGATCCGCGAGCGCGACGGGGCAGACCTCCACCTCGGGCGCGCCGTCGAGGGGCCGCTGCTCTTTCTCGACGCGGAGATCCGTCGCGGCCGCTCGTTCGAGCGAAAACGGTCGTTCGCGCTCGCTACCATGGCGTACGCCGGGGATACCTTCGACGTTCCCGACGAGAACATGAAGGCCGTCTTCACCGAACATCCCGGCGAGGCGATGATGGGCGTCGACCGCGTCGGCGGCGAGTGGAACGGCGACGACGACGCGTCCGAGTGAGCCTCGAGTCCGCAGTCGGCGGCCGGAGCGCATCGATTCGAGTCGTTGGAACCGGTCCGAGAGCCCCCGCTGAAACCACTATCCGTCTCGCTCCCGAACGTGCTCGTATGTACCGCGTGCTGTGTCCGATCGACGACGACGAATCGCGAGCGCGGGCGCAGGCGGCGGCCGTCCGCGGATTCCCGGGCGCTGCGACCGACGTGTCGGTCGACCTACTCCACGTCCGCGAGACGGGAACGGCGGGTGACGCCGAGTGGGCAGCGGGCGGGTTCGCGGACGAGTACGCCGCCGAGATGGAGCGGGTGACCGAGGACGATACCCTCCCCAAATCGGTCGAAACGGCAGTAAACGCGCTCGAGGCGGGTGACATCGAGTGGACGGTTCGGCAAGCGACGGGCGATCCCGCGGCGACGATCCTCGCGGCGGCCGGGGAGTACGACAGCGACGTGATCGTTGTCGGCGTCCGCAACCGATCCCCGGTCGGCAAGGTGCTGTTCGGGAGCGTCGCACAGGCCGTCGTTCTCGACAGTGAGCGGCCGGTGACCCTGGTCCCCGCGGAAAACGAATAACGCGCGACACGACACCGGTTCGTCGAGTATCGGCGCCGGGAAGACCGCGACTACCGCAGACAGGCTGCGACGACCTCGAGCATCCCCTCGCCGCGTACTTCGTCAGCGAACAGCGGGACGCGTCGAACGTCGGTTCCGCGGAAGAGATCCTGTGCTTCCGCCAAGGCAGACTGCTGGACGTCCCAGCGCCGTTGACAGAACTCGCAGTCGTCGAGGTTCGGCTGGAGGAACTCGCCCTGTACGTCGTCGGTAACGTTCGACAGCGGCTCCATCACCCGGTTGACGACGACGGTTCCGACGGGGATTTCGAACTCCTCGAGTTGCCGACGCAGGCGCTTCGATTCGAAGACGCTCATCTCCTCAGGGACCATCACGATCCGGAAGTCGGTCCGCGCCGGATCGCGTAGTACGGCTCGCAAGCGCTCGATTCGCTCGCGCAGTTCCTCCAGGTCCTCGAGATCCGCTCCGTCGTCGGGGGCCCCGCCGCCGAACATCCCCTTGACCCCGTCGATCATTCCGCCGATGCGCTGGCGGAACTTCACGAGTCGGCCCATCATCGTGTCCATGATCTCGGGCAACTGCAGCAGGCGCAGGGTGTGGCCCGTCGGTGCCGTATCGACGACGACGCGCTCGAAGCGCTCGTCGTCCATGTACTCGAGCAGCAGTTGCATCGCGGCCGCCTCGTCGGCTCCGGGCATCGCACCACCGAAGAGGGCGTCCATCGGCGACTCGCCGCCGAGCATATCTCCGAGGCCGCCGAGGGGGCCGGCTCCGCCGCCCTCTGCGCCGGGGAACGGAGATCCGCTTCCGTCTTCGCCTGAGAACGGGGACTCGCTCTCCCCGCCGCCGGCGAACGGAGATTCGTCACCCGTTCCCGCGCCTGCGCCGCCGAAGGGGGTGTCCCCGCGCTCGAGCGCGACTTCGGGATCGATCTCGGCCGCGTAGAGCGGGATGTCGTCGCGGATCCGTCCCGGTTCGGCCGGCACGTCGGTTTCGAACGTGTCCGACAGCGAGTGAGCCGGATCGGTCGAAACGACTAGCGTCCGGGTGCCGCCACGGGCGCTGTCGAGCGCGGTCGCGGCCGCCATCGTCGTTTTTCCGACGCCGCCCTTGCCGCCGTAGAGGACGTAGTCCGGCCCGTCGATCGGCTCGTCGGACGGCTCGACGTCGATCGTCTCGCGCTCGTCCGGCTCCGCGTCGTCGACGGAATCGGTCGGCGTCACCTCGATGGTGTGTCCGCCGCCGTCGCTGTCCCTCGCTGCGTCCTCGTCCTCGTCGACTGACTCGGCGTCGATGCCGCTCATACGCCGTGATTCCCGGTCCGGACACGAGTATTCGTCGGTCTCGATCACCGGTCGCGGAACCGATCGCCCGCGTCACTCGGGTAGCGTCCCCCGAATCGACGACTCGTTGCCGCTGACCGCATCGCGGAGCGCCAGCGCGATCGGGACGGTCCAGAGCGTCAGGTACAGCGCGTGAGCAACTGAGTTCGAGAGCAGCGAATAGTGGAGCCTCGCGCTTCTGCTCTCGAGGGGAATTGCGCTCCGGGCCGCGCGATGCGCTCGGACGCTGTAGTACGCCCAGCCGATCGCATTACAGACGACGAGCGCGAGCAGGGGACCGGCGAGCGAGACCCATCCGACCGCGAGCGACAGGACGACCAACACCCCTGCCGGAATCCCGACGACGTTCGTTCCTGCGAGCAGGCGTGTCAACGTGGTTCCCGCATTGTACCGGAATCGATCGACGGGAGACTGGGAAGGTCCGTGACACCACCGATTCGACTCGCGGACTTCCCGTCGCTTTTCGTCGATCCACGCATCGAGGGTAGCGGGACACCGGGTCAGGAGGTACCGGTCCAGGA
This portion of the Natrinema salinisoli genome encodes:
- a CDS encoding tautomerase family protein; translation: MPLLQFDTTLSLSDAEKTAFAERVTDLYTSEMATTAGHVAVTIRERDGADLHLGRAVEGPLLFLDAEIRRGRSFERKRSFALATMAYAGDTFDVPDENMKAVFTEHPGEAMMGVDRVGGEWNGDDDASE
- a CDS encoding universal stress protein, translated to MYRVLCPIDDDESRARAQAAAVRGFPGAATDVSVDLLHVRETGTAGDAEWAAGGFADEYAAEMERVTEDDTLPKSVETAVNALEAGDIEWTVRQATGDPAATILAAAGEYDSDVIVVGVRNRSPVGKVLFGSVAQAVVLDSERPVTLVPAENE
- a CDS encoding ArsA family ATPase, which encodes MSGIDAESVDEDEDAARDSDGGGHTIEVTPTDSVDDAEPDERETIDVEPSDEPIDGPDYVLYGGKGGVGKTTMAAATALDSARGGTRTLVVSTDPAHSLSDTFETDVPAEPGRIRDDIPLYAAEIDPEVALERGDTPFGGAGAGTGDESPFAGGGESESPFSGEDGSGSPFPGAEGGGAGPLGGLGDMLGGESPMDALFGGAMPGADEAAAMQLLLEYMDDERFERVVVDTAPTGHTLRLLQLPEIMDTMMGRLVKFRQRIGGMIDGVKGMFGGGAPDDGADLEDLEELRERIERLRAVLRDPARTDFRIVMVPEEMSVFESKRLRRQLEEFEIPVGTVVVNRVMEPLSNVTDDVQGEFLQPNLDDCEFCQRRWDVQQSALAEAQDLFRGTDVRRVPLFADEVRGEGMLEVVAACLR